One genomic window of Cricetulus griseus strain 17A/GY chromosome 3, alternate assembly CriGri-PICRH-1.0, whole genome shotgun sequence includes the following:
- the LOC100755130 gene encoding olfactory receptor 5B12: MENSTEVTKFILAGLTDDPELQVPLFIVFLLIYLSTVLGNLGMIGLILLDSHLHTPMYLFLSHLSLVDFGYSSAVTPKVIAGLLSTDKVISHDACGTQFFFFVGFITTESFLLAVMAYDRYAAVCQPLHYTTTITTNTCACLTISSYVCGFLNSSIHTGNIFRLSFCKFNVIDHFFCDAPPLLALSCSDTSVTEMVIFFVVGFNALFSIVVILISYLFIFVTILRMRSSEGRQKAFSTCASHLTAVSIFYGTVIFMYLQPSSSHTMGTDKMASVFYTMVIPMLNPLVYSLRNKEVKGAFKKAVGNAKSSITLKF, encoded by the coding sequence ATGGAGAACAGTACAGAGGTGACTAAGTTCATTCTTGCAGGGTTAACAGATGACCCAGAGCTCCAGGTCCCACTCTTCATTGTCTTCCTTCTCATCTATCTCAGCACTGTGCTTGGCAACCTGGGCATGATAGGGTTGATTCTGCTGGACTCACATCTCCACACTCCCATGTACCTTTTCCTCAGCCACCTCTCTCTGGTGGACTTTGGTTATTCTTCAGCTGTCACACCCAAAGTGATAGCAGGTCTCCTTTCAACAGATAAAGTCATATCCCATGACGCTTGTGGCACCCAATTCTTCTTCTTTGTGGGCTTTATAACCACAGAAAGTTTCCTCCTGGCTGTCATGGCTTATGACCGCTATGCAGCAGTGTGTCAGCCCCTGCATTATACCACCACCATAACCACAAacacatgtgcttgcctgactaTAAGCTCCTATGTCTGTGGCTTCCTGAATTCCTCCATCCACACTGGGAACATTTTCAGGCTGTCCTTTTGCAAGTTCAATGTGATAGACCACTTCTTCTGTGACGCCCCTCCTCTCCTGGCCCTCTCATGCTCAGACACCTCTGTCACTGAGATGGTGATTTTCTTTGTGGTGGGTTTTAATGCTCTCTTCTCTATTGTAGTCATCTTGATCTCCTACCTATTTATATTCGTCACTATTTTGAGGATGCGCTCATCTGAAGGACGCCAGAAGGCCTTTTCCACCTGTGCTTCCCACCTCACTGCAGTCTCCATCTTCTATGGCACAGTCATCTTCATGTACTTACAGCCCAGCTCCAGCCACACCATGGGCACTGACAAGATGGCATCTGTATTCTACACCATGGTCATCCCCATGCTGAACCCTCTGGTCTATAGCCTgaggaacaaagaggtcaagGGTGCATTCAAAAAAGCTGTGGGGAATGCAAAATCTTCTATAACACTCAAATTTTAG